A stretch of DNA from Synechococcus sp. JA-3-3Ab:
TCCCTGGCGGGGTTGCTGGCCGAGGTTCTCCGCGAGCAGCAGGTGCTTTAGGCGTTCGCTCGGCCCGGATCCCTTCAGCGCCGTCTGGAGCAGTGACGTAGCAACCAACTGGCAGCAGCCCGATCGCCTTCATCCCAGGCCAGTCGCTCCACGGCCACCATCACCATCGAGGTAATCACAGCCTCGCTCAGGTGGCGGGAACGCAAGCGCTGCACGGCTGAGGTGGCGGCCTCTAGGTCGCGTCTGCGGATTGCACGCAGCAGCTCATCGGACATAGACAAGGCCAACTCGCCCCACTACCTTTCTACCGCAGGAGCCAGAACCTCCCCTTCTCCTTCACCTTCTTGTCAGATAACGCAAAAGTTTGTCTGGCTTCCCCAAAATCTCTTAAAGAACATCGGCGAAATTGTTGGAGAAATCGTTACACTTTCTTCGTCTCTGGCGTACACTACCCGGCTCCGACCGCCCCCCTTCCCCCCCAACCCCCCATATACGGGGGGCAGGGGGGCGGGGGGATCTAGGGAGGTACAGGGCGGGGCTCCTGCGCTTTCTAGCTGATCATCTGCCATAATTACAAGAGCGGGATGTAGCGCAGCTTGGTAGCGCATCTGCTTTGGGAGCAGAGGGCCGCAGGTTCAAATCCTGTCATCCCGATGGGGCCGGTAGGGGAAGCGCTAGGGGTCTCCGAGCGCTCGGCCAAACTGGTGGCAGGAACCTCAGCAGGCCAGATCCCATCCCAGGCAAGCTTGCATCACCTGGCCCAAGAGGTATAGGGATCCACAGATAACCGCGGGCGGCTCGTCGAGGTCAGCCGGCTGCTGCAGTTGGGCTTGTAAAGCGGCAAGATCCGGCAGCGCCTGGACAGAGCGAAGATGGGGCTGCAAGATCTGGGCCAGGTGGGCCAGTTCTTGCGGATGGGTTCCGGCGTGGCCGAAGAGGGGCAGGGCGAAGAAGCGATCCCCCGGCCGCAGCAGGGTGGCGAGCATGCCCTTGACGTCTTTGGTGGTGAGAATGCCCATATACCAGGTGAGGGGGCCGGGCTGGTGCTCATCTAGGTAGCGGCGCAGCGCCTGGGCGGCGGGCAAGTTGTGGGCCCCATCCAGCAGCAGCTGGCGGGAGCCAATTTGCACCCACTGTAGGCGACCCGGCCAACGGGTGAGGGCAAATCCTTTCTCGACAGCGACATCTGGGATCCGCCAACCCTGTTCCTGCAGGGTCTCCACAACGGCCAGAGCTACCGCCCCATTGATCAGTTGCACCTCACCGGCAAGAGGCAGGGTAAGCACCTGATCCCGCCAGCAGACAGTCTGAGGACCGGCCCAGTGCAGGGGCTCCACCACCCGCAGGGGGCTGCCCGTCTGCTCGGCTCTAGCCCGGATCACGGCCATCACCTCAGGGGGTTGGGGCGCGCACACAGTCGGGATCCCCGGCTTGAGAATGCCGGCTTTTTCAAAGGCAATTTGCGCCAGGCTGTTGCCCAGACGCTGCCAATGATCCCAGCCGATGGAGGTAATGGCGGTCACTACCGGCTCGATGCCGGCGTTGGTGGCATCCAGCCGCCCCCCCAGCCCCACTTCCATCACGGCAATGTCCACCTTCTGCTGCCGAAAGTACAGCCAGGCAGCGGCGGTAATGGCCTCGAACTGGGTGGGGGAAGCCTCGCCTGGAGCGTAGGTCTGCAGGCAATCTCGCACTTGGGCCAACACCCGGCTCCAGTCGCCTGGCGAAATGTACTCGCCGCTCAGCCAGATCCGCTCCCGCCAATTGACCAGGTGGGGAGAGGTGTAGCGACCGACGCGATAGCCCGCCGCCCACAGCGCGTGGCTGACCCAGGCGCAGACGGATCCCTTGCCGTTGGTGCCGGCCACGTGGATGGCTGGGATCCCCGCCTGCGGCTGGCCCAGGCGCTGCAGCAGAACCTGCATGCGATCCAGGCTGAGATCGACGCCAAAGTGGCCCAGCGACTCCAGAAACCCAGGCCAATCCCAGGTTGAGATCCCACCCATTGGCGACAGGGTATTCAGGCTCAAGCTTCACCTCAACTCGGCACTTCCTCACTGGCGCCAAAAGCTGTCAAAGGTTCACCACAAAAGCGTCGCGAATGCCCGGCTGCTTGAGCACCTCTTCTAGGATTCCATCCGGCAGGGGATCATCCAGGCTGAGCACCATCACCGCATCGCCGCGGATGATCTTGCGCCCCACCTGCATGCTGGCGATGTTGACGTTGTAGGCCCCCAGCAGGGTGCCAATCCGCCCGATGATCCCCGGCATATCCCGGTGCAAGGTCATCAGCATGTTGGCCGAAGGCGGCACATTGACCGGGAACTCGTCGATCTGGGTAATGCGCACCTCCCGCTCCCCAATCAGCGCCCCCGAGACGGAACGCACCCCATTGGGGCCGTGGGCAATCAACGTCAGGGATCCGGAGTAATCCTTCAAAGAGGGATCTCGCGTCTCCACCACGCGAATGCCTCGTTCCTTGGCCTCGATGGAAGCATTGACGTAGTTGACGCGCTCCCGCAGAGCCAGCGTCAAAAGCCCCTTGAGCGCGGCGATGACGATCGGCTGGCCATCTTTTTCCGCAAGGGATCCCTGGAGGCGGATCTCCAACTGGCTCACCCGATCCCCCGCCAACTGGCCCACTAAGTTGCCCAAAGTTTCCGCCAAGTCCAGGTAGGGCTTGAGGCTTTGCAGCACCTCCGCCTGCAGGCCAGGGATGTTCACGGCAGAACGGGCAGGCAGCCCCAACAACACATCGCGGATCTGCTCGGCTACGTCGATGGCTACGTTGACCTGCGCCTCCTCGGTAGAGGCCCCCAGGTGAGGTGTCAGCAGGATCTCCTTGCCCAAGGAAAGGAGAGGTGAGTCTTTGCTGAGGGGCTCGTCGGCAAAGACGTCCAGGGCCGCCCCCGCAATTTGGCCGGACTTGAGAGCTTCATAAAGGGCTTGCTCGTCCACCAAGCCGCCGCGGGCACAGTTGATCAGGCGGGCGGTCGGCTTCATCATGCGGAAGGTCTCAGCGTTGAACAGGTTAGTGGTCTCAGGGGTCTTGGGGACATGCAGGGTGATGTAGTCTGACTCCTGCACCAAGGTTTTGAAATCCACTAGGCGCACCCCCAGTTGCTCCGCCCGCTCCATCGAAAGGTAGGGATCGTAGGCCAAAAGCCGCATCCCCATCGCCTTGGCAATCTGGGCCACATGGGATCCAATGCGACCCAATCCCACAATCCCCAGCGTTTTTTTGTAGACTTCTACCCCGACAAACTCCTGCCGCTTCCATTGGCCCGCTTTCAGAGAGGCATTGGCATCGGCGATGTGGCGGGAGAGGGCCATCATCAGAGCGATGGCGTGCTCGGCGGCAGCAATCGTATTGCCCTCAGGGGAGTTGACCACCAGGATCCCAGCTTTGGTGGCGGCAGCCACGTCGATGTTGTCCACGCCCACCCCCGCCCGACCGATGATTTTCAAGTTCGTCCCCGCCTCGATCACCTCGCGGGTGACCCGCGTGCCGGAGCGCACCATGATGGCGTCGTAGTTGGGAATGACCGCGATCAACTGCTCCGGCGTAAGGTCGGTTTGCACATCCACCTGGGCCACTTGGGAGAGGATGTCGATCCCCGCCTGATCGATGGGATCCGTGACGATAACTCTGGGCATAAGCGACGATAGCCTAATCGGATGTAGGGCAACAGAAGCAGAAGAGCCAATACTGCAAGCTAGGCTGGATCCCAGCCACCCTGTTGACCCAACCTCAGCCGGCACCCTTTAATCTACCGCGAAAGTCCGCCGGCACGCGCAAGACCCGCAGCTCCCAAAGAGCAAAAGTCCCAGTCTCCTGAGCTCCGGCGGAGATGGGGCGCTCACGGGCGGGATCCCACAAGAGCCAGGTACTTGCCGTCAATTAAAAAGATGCCATTGGCAAACTGCACACTGTAGGTGCCCAACAGCCGCCGCTGCAAGATCACCCCTTGTTCGTGCAGCCGAATCAAATGGGCGGGGCGCAACATCGGCATCGGGTCAGCCGTTTTCAAGTAAGGAGGCATCTCTACCACCTCAACCCTCGCCCCCACCGGCAGCAAATCTTGAGCTTCAGACATGACCCCACAAGCATCGACGCTACACAACAAAAGGATAGCTTGGTAGCCCCGCACTTGAGTGCGGGGCGGAAAAGCCCGCTAGCGACTTTGGTCGCTTACCCATGATGGGGGTCGTTGATATAGTTTCATAGCTCAAACAACCTGTCCCTGACTTCTCCTACCAAGACCTCTTTCCTTACTCTTTGGCCAAAAAATAAGATAAACAACCGCTAGCCCCACAGCATGGTTGTAGTGATTGTACCGTTGACTTTCCTCTCGTACTATCGCTTGCCCATGTCAGACTGCGGTTGTCATGCCGCTTGCCAACAATGATGGAGTGCGGCTGTCAGCAGGTTCGAGTCAGGAACAGGGAGCTAGTCCCCCTATTAGAGTACTTGTGTCAACAGTCTAATAAGGTGTACAACTGTGCTTTGTACTATGCGAGACAAGTCTATTTCAAAACGAAGCGATGGGCAAGCTATGGTGAGCTTTGTGCTGAGATGGGGAGAACCCAAAGCAAGCACTTCATCGCAATGTATGTTTCCGCCGCGCAACAGGCCTGTAAGTCTGTAGCTGGAGTGGGTCTATGCCAAGCCTGCTCGACCCCAATCGCTGGATCCGAGAAAAGCTCTAGCAATTGACCACGGAGTCAACAACTGGCTTACGTGCGTTAGCAACTTAGGACATAGCTTCATCATTGATGGCCGCAAAGTCAAGTCCTTTAACCAGTGGCACAACAAGGAGCTGGCTAGGCTCAAGACTCACAAGCTGCCGGGGTTTTGGTTGCAGCAGCTTGACCGAATTACGGAAACCGGCGGATGCGGGATGCAATCCACAAAGCTGCGGGCAAGGTCATTGACTTCTGTTTGCACCACTCAATTGGGAGAATAGTCTTTGGTTGGAACAAAGAATGCGGTTTAGGGAAGGTCAATAACCAAAACTTTGTTTTCATTCCAACAGGTCGGTTCAAGGAGCGTATTGCGCAATTATGTCAGCATTATGGCATGGAGTTTATTGAGGTAGAGGAGGCGTACAGCTCGCAGGCAAGCTTCCTAGATGGAGATGAGCTACAGCCTTTTAATTTAAAATAGGGTACAGGTATTCAAGAGGAAGGAGAGAAAGGAATGCCGACTCATTCTTTGGATTTGCGGCAAAGAGTTGTAGCAGCCTACCAGGCAGGTAACACCTCCATCCGCCAGGTAGCTAAACGCTTCATGGTGACCAAAAGAACAGTACACCGCTGGGTGCGTCAGTACCAACAAACTCAAGATTTAGCCCCTAAGAAAGCAGGCACCAAGCGAGTGGGCATTTTGGAACAACATCGGCAGGAAGTGATGGCAATTATTACAGAACACCCAGACTTCTACCTGTGGCAGTATCAAGAACTGTTGCGCGAGCGCTTAGGAATCAATGTAAGCATCGTCACGATACATAATTTCTTGAAAAAGCAAGGAATGACTTTAAAAAAAAGACCTACCGCAGTGCAAAAGTCAAAGAAGAGGAGGTGCAAAGAGAACGACTAGCTTATAGTCAAGAAGTCAGGGATATTCCAGCAGAGGATTTGATTGCCCTCGACCAGACAGGGGTCTGGGAGGGAATGGAGCGGGGAGTATCTCGGAGTTTACGTGGTCAACGGGCTTATCATTATCGTCAGAGATACAAGGGTGAAAAGTATACGGTTATTGGAGCTATTTCCTTGAGAGGTGTAGTTGGCTGTCGTGTCATCAAGGGTGGGATGAAGAAAGGAGACTTTTTGGAGTTTTTGAGAAGCGAGCTATGTCCGAAGCTAGATGCGAGGAAGGTTGTGATTATGGACAATTTAAATATCCACAAGAGTCGGGAAGTTGAGGAATTGATTAGGGGTACAGGAGCACGAATCCTATACTTGCCTGTGTATGCGCCGGAGTTGAATCCCATTGAGATGATGTGGTCGGTGTTGAAGCATTTTATTCGGCAGCTTTGCAGAATTGGGAAATATAGCATGGAGCAGATAGTGAAGACTTCTTTACTACTGATCAATCCATCCTCCTTCCGAAGTTGGTTTGCTAAGTGCTGCTATTGTACCCCTTGAGCCCTTAACAGGCTGTACCACCCATCAACCTTGCGGGTAACGGTAGCAGTCTTGATCGTAAAACCGTCGGGCAAAGGACGGTGCTGGATCAGCTTAACCGGCCCAATTTTGGGCAGATGGATAAACTTCCCTCGAATGCAGTCCTGCTTCATTTGGGGGAAGGTAAAGGAGCGGTACCGCCCAACACCCTTAAATCTCGGCCTTCCTGCCCGCTTGCCGTTGGAGTCACCTTTGATCCATCTATCAAAGGCCCTTTGTACCCGCCGTATGCAGTCTTGGAGCACCTGGGAATAAATCTCTCGGTATTCAGGAAACAAAGCCTTGGTATTGGGCAAGTCCCGCTGCTGCGAGTACAAGTCGGGCTGCTCCTTCAACTCAGGCAGATGACAGACCGTTAAGGAGCAAGCATGGATACCGCAGCGATTTTGCTCCCACCAGCGGAAGCGCTCCGCCAAGCGATAGTTGTACTGTTTACGCAACAACTCCAGCCACTCACCCATTAGGGCGACTTGGCTAGAAGTAGGGCGCAAGCGGTACTGGTAGGCAATTCGCACATGAGATTACGATATCTGTTCATGAGTGTCTTCGCCATTCATCCCGACCCTGACCGGCCCCCCAGTCCCCCCGTGTACGGGGGGATATAGGGGGGTACAGGGCAGGCCTTCCTGGCGAATTAGGTAAACCTTGAACGCTATGACCTCCGCTTCTGCCCCGCCAGACCTGAAAGCCCACGGCCTTTCCCCAGAGGAATACCGCCAGATCCAGCAGCAACTGGGCCGGGATCCCAACCCCACCGAGCTGGCCATGTTTGGGGTGATGTGGTCGGAGCACTGCTGCTACAAGAACTCCCGCCCTCTGCTAAAGCACTTTCCCACCACGGGCGAGCGGGTGGTGGTGGGGCCGGGGGAAAATGCCGGCGTGGTGGATCTGGGGGATGGGGACTGGCTGGCCTTTAAGATCGAGTCCCACAACCATCCTTCCGCCGTGGAACCCTTCCAGGGGGCGGCCACCGGGGTGGGGGGCATCCTGCGGGATATCTTTACCCTGGGCGCCCGCCCCATTGCGCTGTTGAACTCTTTGCGCTTTGGGCCGCTCACGGATCCCCGCAACCGCCGCCTCATGGCCAGGGTGGTGGAGGGGATCGCCCACTACGGCAACTGCGTGGGGGTGCCCACGGTGGGGGGGGAAGTGGCGGTGGATCCCTGCTACAGCGGCAACCCCCTGGTCAACGTCATGGCCCTGGGCCTGCTGGAGACGCCGGCGGTGGTGAAGTCGGCAGCGCGGGGAGTGGGCAACCCGATCTTGTACGTCGGCGCCACCACCGGCCGGGACGGGATCCGCGGGGCCAGCTTTGCCAGCGCCGAGCTCAAGGAGGACGCGCAGCAGGATCGGCCGGCGGTGCAGGTGGGGGATCCCTTTCTGGGCAAATGTCTCATCGAGGCCTGTCTGGAGGCCTTTGCCACGGTAGCGGTGGTGGCGGCCCAGGACATGGGGGCAGCCGGGATCACCTGCTCCACCGCAGAGATGGCCGCCAAAGGAGGGGTGGGGATCCGCTTTGACCTCGACCGCGTGCCGGCGCGGGAAAGCGGCATGGCGGCTTGGGAATACTTGCTCTCGGAGTCCCAGGAGCGGATGCTGCTGGTGGTGCAAAAAGGCCGCGAGGCGGAGGTAATGGAGATCTTCCATCGCTGGGGCCTGCAGGCCAGCGTGGCCGGAGAAGTCATTGCCGAGCCGCTGGTGGAGATCTGGCACCAGGGATCCTGCGTGGTGAGGGTGCCGGCGCGGGCCTTGGCGGAGGATACTCCTGTTTACGTCCGCCCCCTGTTGCCAGAGCCGC
This window harbors:
- the serA gene encoding phosphoglycerate dehydrogenase; translated protein: MPRVIVTDPIDQAGIDILSQVAQVDVQTDLTPEQLIAVIPNYDAIMVRSGTRVTREVIEAGTNLKIIGRAGVGVDNIDVAAATKAGILVVNSPEGNTIAAAEHAIALMMALSRHIADANASLKAGQWKRQEFVGVEVYKKTLGIVGLGRIGSHVAQIAKAMGMRLLAYDPYLSMERAEQLGVRLVDFKTLVQESDYITLHVPKTPETTNLFNAETFRMMKPTARLINCARGGLVDEQALYEALKSGQIAGAALDVFADEPLSKDSPLLSLGKEILLTPHLGASTEEAQVNVAIDVAEQIRDVLLGLPARSAVNIPGLQAEVLQSLKPYLDLAETLGNLVGQLAGDRVSQLEIRLQGSLAEKDGQPIVIAALKGLLTLALRERVNYVNASIEAKERGIRVVETRDPSLKDYSGSLTLIAHGPNGVRSVSGALIGEREVRITQIDEFPVNVPPSANMLMTLHRDMPGIIGRIGTLLGAYNVNIASMQVGRKIIRGDAVMVLSLDDPLPDGILEEVLKQPGIRDAFVVNL
- a CDS encoding IS630-like element ISSoc15 family transposase (programmed frameshift); amino-acid sequence: MPTHSLDLRQRVVAAYQAGNTSIRQVAKRFMVTKRTVHRWVRQYQQTQDLAPKKAGTKRVGILEQHRQEVMAIITEHPDFYLWQYQELLRERLGINVSIVTIHNFLKKQGMTFKKKTYRSAKVKEEEVQRERLAYSQEVRDIPAEDLIALDQTGVWEGMERGVSRSLRGQRAYHYRQRYKGEKYTVIGAISLRGVVGCRVIKGGMKKGDFLEFLRSELCPKLDARKVVIMDNLNIHKSREVEELIRGTGARILYLPVYAPELNPIEMMWSVLKHFIRQLCRIGKYSMEQIVKTSLLLINPSSFRSWFAKCCYCTP
- a CDS encoding DUF3148 domain-containing protein, which gives rise to MSEAQDLLPVGARVEVVEMPPYLKTADPMPMLRPAHLIRLHEQGVILQRRLLGTYSVQFANGIFLIDGKYLALVGSRP
- a CDS encoding bifunctional folylpolyglutamate synthase/dihydrofolate synthase; translated protein: MSLNTLSPMGGISTWDWPGFLESLGHFGVDLSLDRMQVLLQRLGQPQAGIPAIHVAGTNGKGSVCAWVSHALWAAGYRVGRYTSPHLVNWRERIWLSGEYISPGDWSRVLAQVRDCLQTYAPGEASPTQFEAITAAAWLYFRQQKVDIAVMEVGLGGRLDATNAGIEPVVTAITSIGWDHWQRLGNSLAQIAFEKAGILKPGIPTVCAPQPPEVMAVIRARAEQTGSPLRVVEPLHWAGPQTVCWRDQVLTLPLAGEVQLINGAVALAVVETLQEQGWRIPDVAVEKGFALTRWPGRLQWVQIGSRQLLLDGAHNLPAAQALRRYLDEHQPGPLTWYMGILTTKDVKGMLATLLRPGDRFFALPLFGHAGTHPQELAHLAQILQPHLRSVQALPDLAALQAQLQQPADLDEPPAVICGSLYLLGQVMQACLGWDLAC
- a CDS encoding RNA-guided endonuclease InsQ/TnpB family protein encodes the protein MRIAYQYRLRPTSSQVALMGEWLELLRKQYNYRLAERFRWWEQNRCGIHACSLTVCHLPELKEQPDLYSQQRDLPNTKALFPEYREIYSQVLQDCIRRVQRAFDRWIKGDSNGKRAGRPRFKGVGRYRSFTFPQMKQDCIRGKFIHLPKIGPVKLIQHRPLPDGFTIKTATVTRKVDGWYSLLRAQGVQ
- a CDS encoding IS200/IS605 family element transposase accessory protein TnpB, coding for MRDAIHKAAGKVIDFCLHHSIGRIVFGWNKECGLGKVNNQNFVFIPTGRFKERIAQLCQHYGMEFIEVEEAYSSQASFLDGDELQPFNLK